A region from the Benincasa hispida cultivar B227 chromosome 12, ASM972705v1, whole genome shotgun sequence genome encodes:
- the LOC120067828 gene encoding transcription factor MYB20, producing MGRQPCCDKVGLKKGPWTAEEDKKLINFILTNGQCCWRAVPKLAGLLRCGKSCRLRWTNYLRPDLKRGLLSEDEEKMVIDLHSQLGNRWSKIASHLSGRTDNEIKNHWNTHIKKKLKKMGIDPQTHKPISPSSDDTHLLQKNQKQSPRRPSPSEEPEKEAAGDGTDIIDLIMDGFCTEEVPLIEPHEILVPCASSSSTTSTSYSSNSSSYSYSSISSNSESAANLLQDLVNEFPEFEWPNICENGIVEGLLEDDFGSSWDFVVNDYEGGSGNNGNDPCVDFELDNSQSWVYGLL from the exons ATGGGAAGGCAACCATGTTGTGATAAAgttgggttgaagaaagggcCATGGACAGCTGAAGAGGACAAGAAGCTCATCAATTTCATCCTCACCAATGGCCAATGCTGTTGGAGGGCTGTCCCTAAACTTGCAG GATTGTTGAGATGTGGAAAGAGTTGTAGGTTAAGATGGACAAATTATCTAAGGCCAGATCTAAAGAGAGGCCTTTTGTCTGAAGATGAAGAGAAAATGGTCATTGATCTTCATTCTCAACTAGGCAACAG ATGGTCAAAAATTGCCTCGCATCTTTCAGGAAGAACAGACAACGAGATAAAAAATCATTGGAACACTCACATAAAGAAGAAGCTAAAAAAAATGGGGATTGACCCTCAAACTCACAAGCCCATTTCTCCATCTTCTGACGACACCCATTTGCTCCAAAAGAATCAAAAGCAATCACCGCGACGGCCATCGCCATCGGAAGAGCCTGAGAAAGAGGCGGCGGGGGACGGGACCGACATAATAGATTTGATTATGGATGGGTTTTGCACAGAAGAAGTCCCTCTAATTGAGCCACATGAAATTCTAGTCCCTtgtgcttcttcttcttcaacaacCTCAACTTCTTATTCGTCTAACTCTTCTTCCTATTCCtattcttcaatttcttcaaaCTCAGAATCAGCTGCCAATTTGCTTCAAGATTTGGTCAATGAGTTCCCTGAGTTTGAATGGCCAAATATTTGTGAAAATGGCATAGTGGAAGGGCTTTTGGAAGATGATTTTGGTAGTAGTTGGGATTTTGTGGTTAATGATTATGAGGGAGGCAGTGGCAATAATGGGAATGATCCTTGTGTTGATTTTGAATTGGATAATTCTCAATCTTGGGTTTATGGGTTGTTATGA